tgaacatcctgtgcgcattttaggtcacatgaccaaggtcaaaggtcaatgaactttggccataatgggggtacctgttgaattaccatcataactttgcaagtttattgatctgacttttgaaacttggacataagagtaataaagtatcactgaatatcctgtgcaagtttcaggtcacatgatcaaggtcaaaggtcatgtgaggtcaatgaactttggccacattgggggtatttgttgaattaccattctatctctgtaaagtgtattggtctagttcataaaacgtggaaatagagtaaccaagtatcactgaacatcttgtgcgagttatagtagttttcaaagtcagcaatgctgctagatgtggaatcgcgtgatgcagttgagatggccagaggcattccacttgtttaatgaACTATGGGGCTGGCTTTATAAATAAggactatttctttttgttcttatatgAGCAATTTTTTCATAGCACCATGAGAATAAACTTTAGGGTACAGTACCTCCTTGCTATAATATTTCCCAGGGCAACATTACTACCTGAGTGATAATTGGTCCAGGAGGTAGATATCTAGTGGGGAATCATCCACAAACAGCgacaaaaaagaacaaaattaatCTTTTAAAATTGAAGTTTCCATGATCTACTCagtggcagatccaggattttacTTTTTAGGAGAGAAAAAGCgcaagtagggggggggggagtgcagATTTTCTTAGATTTACCGTTATTGACATTTATGTTCTAAAATGGGCAATGTAGTAGTGTTACTTTGAAAGCATACAATTTAACACACAGACATGAAGTCAAAGTGTGATATTCTTATACTGGTACTTCGGAAAATAATGAAGATATCAGAATCTAAAGAAGAGGACAGGATGAACCTTTATGCAGGAAATTTGATCATTATAATGCCACATTGTATAGAGTAGTGACGTTTTCTTTGGTTTCTATATGTACAAGCTCTACCATTCAGCTCATGCTGCGAACattcttgaaataaaatacgattattattattactatttttttaatacattttattttaggtCATTGGATGTTCACGTCAGAGACCTTCCAACATTGATCCGGCTGTCTTTTACACATAACCATCCCGTGACGTATGTCAAAGCATCAAACTCCTGCAATGCTTCTGGAGACGTCACTGAGATAGACAACAAACCTGTTGAACCTTCTGTGGTGCTCCATGAAGACAAGTATGACTGGCAAGAATAATTTATCAAATGACATCATGTATGATAGTGCTGACAAGGCTAATGGTCaccttaattcatttttattgtcaaCTATTCAATAAAAATCACATCAAAATTGCAcaatcatcaataaaaaaaaactaatgaaacattaaatagaattgtttaaaaaacagATTAAACAAAATACGTAATCTTAAACAAAATATCAGAATTGTCACCTATACAGATGTTCTGtcaacttaatttttttcataatttgtatttgGTGTTACAGAAGTCAACTTACTAATTATAGGTAATGACAATCTTGGTCTTTCCCTATTCATGTTGAGACTTAGCATTCTCGACCACTTAGATATTAGTCATAGCctaactggaaattagacaaagttAGTTAAGTTATAGCTAGTTTTTTTAcgtgactgctaagaaagcacgaatgcctgtgagcaagcaagcAACAAGGGGACCAAAGGCtgaaggtcctctccgagggacctggggagcgtttcatgaaaggacttgtcagacgttttatccgacaagtcccattttatctgacagttaccatagtaacagtgcttctcagccaatcaaaatacagaaaagttgtcagatctgacaacttgtcggacaaaaatgttgatgaaacgcccctggtaatgaggataaatgccttgccaatgggcactagcgcaccacttgggaatcgaacccgggtcaccagaatCCGAAACCCCGCTCTAAAGACTGACCTATCGTGCCTCCACGCCTCTTCATCTATTTCCCTCCACAAAATTagccaatttttttaattgatgaatTGTTTTTAGAAAGAGATTAGACCACATTAAATGAGATCGATAAATTGATTGTAGATCAAGTGACAGTAAATCTTGGGTGTGCATGTGATATCTTATGCTCTGATCTATCATCAAACACATTTGTTAAATGACAGCCCTatggtttatatatatatataaaaaaagagtgaaagagaaaatgagTGATCCCCAAATTAATATCTTTGCATTCCACCAAGCCTTGATGCCATTCTAATTTTTATTTAACAATGTGATGAAATAAAGTATTTATTCAAACTCTCTAGGTTCTCTGCATGCATCGCAGTCAACAAGAGGTTATCATCTCCTGGCAGAGCGCCTCTAAAGAAAAGAAGTAATCAACTAGAAAGCAAGGCTCGTACTAAAGCAAAGGTAATACAGAGCTGCAAACTATTATGTTTTTGCTGTATTTGTgctttttcaacaaaattacgGTGTtgtggtttttcttttttggggttTACTTTTTATTTACTACTCCCAAtatgttaaaacaaaataaatttggaTTATCTCTAAGTACGGTATTGGCCAAAAGACGTGAGTAACCAAGTTATATAACCCCTCATTCTTTCAGAGGTATAAGTTTTTATCTTGACAAATAAAAGTTCATCCTTCCctttaaaatgccattgaaatattgatttgatttttttatttgatattttatttccacatttcaaaacaaaaacaaagtatatacaagtataataattttttcaatattacataataggcaaatattttttcaaacataatgaataatgtacataagtcattataaaatatcaactgtactgtgaaaattatattcatacataccattttctttaattactgaacatatatatatagaaatgtGGGAGAACTCCATCTTAAGCTTGGAGCTTGAAAGTGGTGGAGGCCtcgaaaagaaatagaaaaccaGACTGTATAGTGCAATAAAAGATATTGTGTATGTGATTAAGCACTAGAATAGGCAGTATATAAATGATGTATAACTTGAGCAAACCACTCTCTGTAATAGCTTCAAAGGACTAGATTCTTTCCATGACACATTCACAATTTCTTTACCTTTGATATAAGTgtagaaaaccacattttaatTGATAAAGAATGTGTTTTAGTTATTTCATCACAGACCATGTGGTAAATCAGATTcgtatcatatttttcttattatagATAATTTGTGAACGTTCAGTGAAATCAGATGCTTCCAGACCTCGTACAGATATGTCCGGAGCCGTCAATGAAAGGAAGCAAGAAGAAATCAAAGTACACGAGTTAAGAGGAAAGATGCAGGTGACAGTTGGTGAAATTTCGGAGGCTGATGTGAAAACTAGACTACATGAACGCTGGAAATCTGCGTTTGGAGATGAAAATGAAGCCGAGTTAGTGCGTCTTATCCTGGATATGGAACCACGTGGTTTCATTTTATCTAGACTAGATGTGCGTAGACTTGGATATCAGTTCGCAGAAAGCAAAAACCTTGAACATATCTTTGACAGGGAGTCTGGATTGGCGAGTGAATACTGGATTGAAGGCTTCCTCATACGTCATCCCGACATTGTGCTTGGGAAAGACGATAGCTTGTCACAGCCTCATGCACCATCTTTGCAAGAGGTTACAAGATATTTTGATCGCCTTGGTGAGGTAATGGACAGGGAATCTCTTCACCAGTCACCGGAGAAAATTTACAACGTTGAAGAGTGCAGTCTCACGATGATGAACCATTCAGGGTCCATGCTTGTGCTAAAAGGGATGAACTCTGGTATGGGTGAAACAAATTCAGAGAAACCGAACGATGTCACTGTAGTAGTTGGTTGTTGTAGTGCCACCGGACAGTATATCCCGCCGTTCATTATCTTGAATGGAAAGAAGAGGGAAGAGTTTTCTGATGGATTGCCCGACATATCATCCATCAACGAAGGCTCATTCCTAAAATGGCTGAAACTATTTCGCAAGCATGCCGTTGAAGGAAAAGTGCTACTTATCATCGATGGACTTCAGAGATCATATGTAAAGAGTGTTAAAGTGCAACGATATTGCATCGATCACGACATCATCCTATTCTGCTTGCCCGGTTGTAGCAAGGAATACCTACAACCATTGAATCAATGTGTGTTCAATTCACTGCAGGACAACTGGGAATATGTCAGGGATTCACTCTTACATGAGGATCCACAAGCAACCATCACAGAGCACAACTTTAGCGCCCTTTTCGCAGGAGCTTGGCGGAGAACTGCTTCGGTCGCAAGTGCCACCTTAGGATTCCGGGCATGCGGGATACACCCTTTTAATCCCGTTCCCATACCCAGTGATGTTCCTACACCATCTAGGACCACCGAGAGAGAATCGAACAAAGTGATAGTCAAAGTGAAAGAAGAAGAACCAATGTGCATCACTGAGATGCAACCCGACTCACCAGTTGTGCAAGAAGGGACAGGTGCTGAACATGCTGCCATTAATGCCAAATGTACTGTAGAAACTGAGGCACCAAATGCTTGTATGTCTTCAAGTCCTGTTGTTGCCAAGGGTGCGGATGGTGAACCCTTGCATTCCTGTGGGTGCTGTGGTGGGTTTACATGTAGTGAATGTGACCAGGGTTGGATTGCTTGCTAACTTAGAAACCTGTACTTAGCTTTGGTAAGGGGTCAGTACTTAGTAATGTTAATTATATTTGAGTATCAACTTACATTCcaatattaaaggtaaatgccagttttggtaacgatatcaaaatgagttcgtacagaatccaatgaaatgaccaccaaagtgtctgtttgtataaataaagaatgtgtgccaaaggattctggaagaaattgtgtaattgctgagaaattagcaaataagcacaggattcgggtcaagcgtcgggcacgacattcaaagcaataataatacactgtcccacgtgcgcttatctgggttggtgatcttcagtgtgaatatttttaaaacttgataATTTGAGTTGCAATTGAAACACTCCCCTAGATCTGACAAATTTCTttggatttgattggctgaagaGCACAGCTGGTCTCTcatgactgttactatggtaacactCAGATAATTGCAACTTTCATAGAACTGTCCCCTGAAACCAACTAAATGTAACTTATGATCTAACATTTGTAACTAAACTATCGTGTCACATGAtttataatattgaaaaaaaagaagaaaaacaaatgctttttttcttgttaaatGAATATCTTCAAGCTCCTGTTTTAAAGTAGTGATattctgcatacatgtatatattgtaaaCATATTTATTTGTGCTCTATTTCATTACTACAAACTTTTTGAGCACTCTGACCccaatatttaattttaaaaaaccAGTGCAATACAAAtgtgaaattataatttaagaTTACTTAAATTCTAACCAAAGACAATTTGGGTCAAAATTTTCCCTCCAAATGCcttctcaaaacattttatcaGTATAATCATGCACTGTGATTGGACGAGGGCAGACCATGTGACGACTCATGCTTTCTTTCATACCGGCTTGCTTTGAGACCATAatattcagccaatcaaaacagAAGATTGCCTGCTCCTCAGCAGTGGCAGACAGTGACAAGGAGGAGACGATcgattggaggggcactgtattgtttgtgaacaatgctgtgcccctccaatgctttgtctcctccgggtcacggtccgccactgctcCTCATGGGGGGggttttataattttttttacctattAAAAGATACCGTGGTATTGTGAGAAATCACAAACTTTCAGCTTTACTCACGATGCAAatatcatttgggctcaaagtTTCAAAGTCGCACCATACATGTATGAGCAATAGGCAACAGAGGAATAGAATTCcattttaataatgaaaattatatttcgtaattctcctggagaaattacaggagatcccgcccgcgcatgcgcagtcatTACGTTCGCAGCATTGATTTGGCAGTCATATTCCGCCATTTGGGGTAagataaaaattgctttttcttccccttcttcgAGTTGGTTGCTGGAAATTATGCGCTCAGACAGGCTGGATGGACTAATGAGAAAACTTTTAACAACTCTATCATACGCTTTGGATCAGGAAAGTGACTTCTCAGCCTCTTTGTTAGGCAGTGCCTCATACTCGGTTGTAGAGGTTATGTTGTGTTCACACCAGGGTTGTGACTTGGTGTAATTTTGGTATCAAATATGCCTCCTGAGCTTTGAAATCTCCTGTAATTTCTCCAGGAgaattacgaaataaaatagaaagattaaatgagaacaaagtttgaaatttaatatttattttatataattttataattcAGAGGGAGAGATTACAGGCCCCCCACTCCCATTACTCAAGGGCAAAATTAGCTCTAACTTGTTCTCATCTTAGTTTAATCTTTCTTGCTGTTTTATCAGGAGTCATATTTGATGCTTGAATGatgactgcgcatgcgcgggcgggatctcctgtaatctctccctccaaattactcataaaataaatattaaatttcaaactttgttctcatttaatcTTTCTATTATAGCCCCAATAATTACATTATTCATCGTACTAATTTATGGATTAATAAAAAAGATCTACCAATATCAAAGTGGCACAActatttttgagaaaaagtaCTTCAGTGTTCTTACATGTTCCTACCTGTTTAATCGATTAacttctaaaaaaaagaaattgaaaatgaaggaaaacatTTGTACACCTGGCATGGGTTGATGTTCAGTATTTGTAAATTTAGAACTTGCCAAAtccaaaataaacaaattttatcACCAAAGTGTGTGCTTACTTGTACATTCCTTGGCAGATCAATATCACCTTTACAAAGAAGTTTATAGGAACACTTCTTCCAAGTTATTTTGCTCAAATCCTAATCACTTAAATAAGTTTGATGtttaatgaatatgattttcccttttttgtcccctgaaaaaaatgcataaaaacagATATTTCTTCCTATATTCCAtgtataaaatttgtatttgttttatttttatttccagtGGTGCAATCAGATTATTTACTTGATGATAAAGTAGGTAcagtgattttcaatttaccaatAAATAAAAGTTGGGAatccattttgtttctttactttttgtgtgaaaattcattaaatgttttcaaaaagagaaagttctttttttttataaaaatgaaaaatcactcTCCCTATTGGTGTGATTTGAAATCACTAGAAAGGGATTCTTGCTATTGGCTAGATTTGATTGGGAGGAAAATTTAATCActgcaggtgggtgtttcataaagctgttcgtaagttaagagtgactttaagaacgactggtaaacctttcttttggtaaatggtatattcattggagatggtttagcgtgtaagaaaggatcaccagccgttcttaacttacgaacagctttatgaaacggccttcAGGACAGATGATTAGTCGTGCTTGTAATTTCAATGACATGCCTTCAGATCAATTGTTCAAAATTAACTTTTTACTTGCCCGCAGTATTACAGACCACAAATTTCTTATGTTAGATAATAGAAACAGTATCTGAAATACTCTAATATAAGTATTTATAAGATCCAt
This region of Lytechinus variegatus isolate NC3 chromosome 18, Lvar_3.0, whole genome shotgun sequence genomic DNA includes:
- the LOC121431840 gene encoding uncharacterized protein LOC121431840, with the protein product MSGAVNERKQEEIKVHELRGKMQVTVGEISEADVKTRLHERWKSAFGDENEAELVRLILDMEPRGFILSRLDVRRLGYQFAESKNLEHIFDRESGLASEYWIEGFLIRHPDIVLGKDDSLSQPHAPSLQEVTRYFDRLGEVMDRESLHQSPEKIYNVEECSLTMMNHSGSMLVLKGMNSGMGETNSEKPNDVTVVVGCCSATGQYIPPFIILNGKKREEFSDGLPDISSINEGSFLKWLKLFRKHAVEGKVLLIIDGLQRSYVKSVKVQRYCIDHDIILFCLPGCSKEYLQPLNQCVFNSLQDNWEYVRDSLLHEDPQATITEHNFSALFAGAWRRTASVASATLGFRACGIHPFNPVPIPSDVPTPSRTTERESNKVIVKVKEEEPMCITEMQPDSPVVQEGTGAEHAAINAKCTVETEAPNACMSSSPVVAKGADGEPLHSCGCCGGFTCSECDQGWIAC